A genome region from Carassius gibelio isolate Cgi1373 ecotype wild population from Czech Republic chromosome A23, carGib1.2-hapl.c, whole genome shotgun sequence includes the following:
- the LOC127944872 gene encoding uncharacterized protein LOC127944872 isoform X13, producing the protein MARFWMGSYLRTLKILPVDLKTPVSFNLPKEYSFIKKFLKKYLLESEDVTILTQHKSLISVVQDREPVSPFPGLTPSEAKQVWRNAAHPALQNRHKDLSWMVAHEILPVRAVMHSRGMAKNPICPRSGCNSPETVHHLLWECSTARDLWAKTGPLYFPCLPAGGAQFGYQLAILGVGRGLKDLTAQKFTSLWLTLNVIKDAIWATRNLLVGKRVTVTLHACELKVTSMLQGYRTTIFGRGGRGCTERVPAGTDPGRP; encoded by the coding sequence atggcgcgattttggatggggtcttacctacgaacactgaaaattttaccagtggacttgaaaaccccagtgtcttttaacttgcccaaagagtacagttttataaaaaagtttttaaagaaataccttttagagagtgaagatgtcaccattttaactcaacacaagtctctcatctctgttgtgcaggaccgggaaccggtgagtccatttccgggcctcacaccaagtgaggccaaacaggtttggcggaacgcggctcaccccgctctccagaacaggcacaaggacttatcgtggatggtggctcatgagatcctcccggtcagggcggttatgcactccagaggcatggccaaaaaccccatctgcccgcggtccggctgcaattccccggagaccgtccaccacctgctctgggagtgcagcactgcgcgggacctgtgggccaagaccggccccctgtatttcccgtgcctaccagcgggtggggcccagttcgggtaccagctcgccatccttggggtgggccggggcttgaaggacttgacggcacagaaatttacctcgctctggctcaccctcaacgtcatcaaggatgccatctgggccaccagaaacctgctggtggggaagcgcgttacggtaaccctccatgcatgcgagctaaaggtaacatcaatgctgcaggggtaccggacgacgatattcggacgggggggccggggttgcacggagagggtcccggcaggcacagaccctggccgcccgtag